One Megalobrama amblycephala isolate DHTTF-2021 linkage group LG15, ASM1881202v1, whole genome shotgun sequence genomic window, tatttagtgaatcaaaaacaggCAGCACAAATGGTGTGATTCACActcaaatgactcttatgatcAGGTTCTTTTAATGAATTGGTAACAAATACTCAAGAACTCTGGAGTTACTGGATTGAATCAGTCTGACAAAGTAAGTTTTGTGTACTTAATGTTCATGAAGAAAACCAGCAAAACTTCATacattgttatattatattttattatattatatattcaaaATGATGGTGCAGAAGGTCCACACTCTCTTACCCAGTTGAGTAGTTCTAACTTTCTGGGGTCAGTTTCCTCTGGTGGTTCTGGTTTGGCTTTGCCTTTGCCCTTTTTCCCTCTGGCCTTTCCTTTGTTACGTTGAGTTGCTCCTTTCTGCTTTTCTTGAGATGGTGCTGCGCTGGTGGAGATGCTAGCAAGGGCACTCGCAGGCtatgaaaacacattttacaaCTTAAGAAAAGTCTCTGGGaaataaatattgataaatatatTCATTGGTATATTTTGGAATGGCACATATTTCACTCACTGGTAGGTTGTGTCCATACACAAAGATTTGGTTGCGTGCTATGTCAACTCTATTCCAAGCCAGAGCCAAGCTCAGCTGATCTGGAGCTGATGCATTTGTTCCTGAATTACAATGAACACATTTGAGTTCATTTTTAACCGTTACCAAATCTATGGTGAAATTTTAAAAGGTCTGCATACTCACAATACCTTTCAGTAATGCAGTGAGGATAGCCATTTCAATGTCATCTTGTCCCTCAGCGCCCATTCGAAAGACTGTTATCTACACATAACAAGTTAAATGGGGCAGCGAAACTGACACTTGAcactttttaaatacatttatattggGCAAGGATGTGAGCTCATTCACACTGTGgtgaaaatgaatggaaaagcTGTTTTCATGGATGAATGTTTGGCTTAATTTTATTAGCATTAGCAGGAAACTAGCAAAGGCAACTCTCTTATTCACACCCTGCATAACTACATAGCTAATTTCCCTCTCAAATTAAGTAATACTGCTTTCCTTGTTTAAGACGCCTGGTAATAAATGCAATTACCTCTGAGCTGCAGTCACATGTATGgtaatgttaaatgtaatcACATTGGCATTGGATGAATGGCCCTATTCCAAGACATTCCTGAGTGTTAGCATgcattgctaatgagagacttATGGTGGAGTCTGGACAGTTAGATTAGTATCTCATGGCTGCAATGGGAGTGGGGGGATAGGGTTGTGATGCCTTAACTTAAACACTTAACATTTTGAGAATGAAAAGTTAATTTCATGATAAACATCTCGGTTTAAGCAACCCATTTTTACACAAATGGCTTAGAGAAACATTAGCATGCTTGTTTTCATACTAGCATCAGCTAAGCTATCAGTATTCACTTTTAATGGTATGCTTGAAAGTTGAATGTACATTCATGTCcctatataaatgtatttatatgcatatgtaatatgtatttatgtatgtatgtggaCATTTGAGCTCTTAACATACATTAGCATCTCATTTTATGTAAAACACTGTTGTGGAAGACCATTACCCTATCTAATGCCAGACAACATGATGTGATATCACTGTAATAAATGGAGGAGACGTACAGTGTGGATTAGAGAGAAATGGATCCACCCTCCCTCCCCCCATCTGCTCATATTCAGGAACAGGGTGAATGAGCGTAGCTGGTAAGCAAGAACAGGTGGCACTACACTGATCCTAGTCCAGATGTATAGAGCTACAGATTATCTCCTGTCCTGAGGCAGTATTACTAAATACTTAATACATCACTTACCCTCAGTTAAAGCTGCAGCAGCACAAATATTACCATTAGCCAAGCTGCCAGAGTGCACTGGGTCACCCTGTAGGTGAATGTAATCTATAGGTAAGTAGCTGGTGATTGTGAAGTCTGTTCTAACTAATGGGGTCTTTTCTAGCAGATAATGCTGTAAATTGCATGCTTGCCATCTGTTAATCACATCAGTCTCATGTAAAGCAAAGGCACTAATTGCTCCTGATAagagcatctgctaaatgctaAGGATGTGATGAGATATGTACCTGATTAATACAACTAGGGAACAGATGTAGATGAATTCATGAAAGAGACACATGAATAAAGACACATGACAAAATGAATAATGAATggaaatgtttatttatgaAAGTTTGTACAAAATAGTCAAAAAATATTCAGTCAATATTTAATCTGATCCAGCCGGTCTCTCAGCCTGGCCAAACTGGTCTTAAACTTGTTGGCCAAGCTGAAAAGTGTTCAAAACCCATCTAAAACCAGAAAACCTGACCTGACTGAGAGACCAACTAAGACCATCTTAGACtggtttaaacttttttttttttttttcttaattaagaaagaaaatgaaagtggGTTTGTCTTAATAGATGTTGGCCTACATTTGTTACATGATTTTACGTCACTGCAGATACTTACCAACTCCCTCTTCTTCATGCACTCAATGACCATGAGCAGAATCTGCCCTGACTGCGTTTTGTTGTAGTTAAAGGTTTTCTGGATGGTCACCAGCAGTTGCTCTTTTGCATCCTCATTTACCAgtctgaaaattcagttttgataATGAACAGATTGGGCAACTGATTCTCAGTGTTCCAATTAATGATGGGTCTGTACTAGAAATTTAAGGGTTAATGTGCAGGTAGCTGGTCATTATCGGAACATAAAACCCTACAGGGCAATCGGGACCCTTTCAGTGTGAAGCAAAAGGGGTCTGATCTTGATAACATCTATGCAtcaagtaaataattaatataatttataaaagttAATACTTACCCTTCAATCTCAGAGTATTTGTGGGCAAAGGAAATGATATCAGAGGCTCGACCACTGCCATCACAAACCACTACAGGCACAGGTGGTTCCTCACGCAGGCTTTCCAGGACAATGGAGATGACATTGGGACCCCCTTCCACAATCAGACACACCACCGGTACACCCTGGCCCAATcctaacacacatacacacaaaaaaagcaatTCACTTATCTaaatgttttgaattgcttAGTACAGGGATTGTGCACATAtcaatataatactattacaaAACATTAGCCTGAATGTTTGAGCCTTTTgggtgttttgtgttttaaatcttgttttcaaTTACTCCAAATGCATGCacattaaaaatcaaaaagCCCTTTTGTGATTAACAAAAGGAGCGGTATTTAAAAGTGAAGTGGGGAGTacaatcattttaatttgctgCTCCCGGGTCTGATCCCAGATCAGCCGATGAAGATGTGAGTGGTGACAGCTGAGCCTCCCTTTGCTGTCCCTGCCTTATCACAAGTTCCAGGCATAGGATGACAAAGGGAAACCCACAGGTCACAGACGCTAAAGCTTTGATCAAACCTGTAATGGCATGGAGCATATGTCCATTGGTCCCTGACACCATCACCCCCATTACTGATAATCAGGATATATCTTGTGTCATTCAAACCCTTAGCGAGCTTTCAAATGTGCCCTCTTAGGAGATCAGAGGTACATTAAGCTAAAGCAGATAAGATTTGTTGATGTTACTGCACTTACGCGTGTTAATCTTCTGGAGTGAAATGTGTTTCTCCAACTGCCTGCGTAGTTTGACCTCCGCCCCGTATTTCCCACATGTGCCATTATCAGATAGTATGAAGTGTGAGTGGCTATTGTTGAGAACGGCAAGTTTGCTCAGAGGGTTGGAGATGGCCTGGTATGGTTTGTTAACCTGAAGAGGAACAAAACATTGTGGATGTCAATAGACAAGCATGAAGCTTCTACCATTAGTTGACATAGTGTAACGCCTCagaatattattttttcataaGTTTATGAGCACCATCATGCTTTGTATTGTATACCGATAGTTTGTGCTTACATCTTTTCCAATTAGATCCTCTTTGCTTTCCAGGATTCCCCATGGAGCGATGCCTATAGCACAGACCTTCCATCTGGATTTAGAAGAGTGATCCTTTAAAGCATCTCCAACATGCCGGATCACTCCTACATTGTAAGAGTAACATAAAACAGATTAATGAAACTCTCTTAAGCACATCTGATATCAAACAAATCACATATCCCTCAGAAAACCAAATTGGAGATGGAGCCAAATGTCGGATCCAAGTGATTTCAACTGTGTGGATTGGAATCATACTTGTAGAACAGGAGTGGGCAATTTGTTGTTATCCCTATTTGAACACACCTACTTGTAattttctagtaatcctgaaaaTTTTGGTTAGATTAGTTTGACTGGGGATGGAGCTAacctctgcaggacagtggccctccaggattgGAGTTGCCCATCCTCGGTCAAACGTAAATGAGAAATCTAACCAAaatcttcaggattactaaacaATTTCAAGTAGATGTGTTCAAATAGGGATAGAGACAAACTCTGCAGgatagtggccctccaggatcagaGTTGCCCATCCCAGTTGTAGACCATAAATACCCACCAGTGCTGACTCCACCAGTGAAGATCCATGCTCCGGTAGTCACGGCAGCCTTGATCAGGCCTTTCCCAAAGACTTGCTTAAGTTTGGGCTGCAGGTCAAAGTTCTGGAGGCCACCATGAACTGATATAAGCAGCGTGGGCAACTCAAGCTGCCATTCCTTCACCATAAGATGCAGCAAGCTGTCCGGTTTAGTATCATGCGACACCCGAATATACTGTTGGAAAGATTGCATTTTAAGATTAAAGGCAAATTTAAGCAGGTTTATGAATCTTTTCCTGCAATTACGTAACCACAAAAAGTGGTTTGGTTGATTATTTAGACTTTGTCTGATGTAAAATTCAACTCTCAAGGGGGAATTTATTGAGAGTTAATTTGCTTATTACCATGCACTTACAGGTAGTTAGTGAATAAGACTcaagttttttctttgaaataccAGGTGCAAAAGTAGCGCAACTAGTTCCCCCAATTCACTCAGTAATGTTCAGAATAGGTACCATGGCTTTGTTGACAAATCCTCCTCCTTGAAATTCAATGGTGCCATAAGCGTCAGTAGGGACAATCTGGGTATGTCTGACCACCGACCATTTTTCTTGAGGAGGGTCCACTTGCACAAGATGGTTTTCTTCTGGTAGCTTGTTGACTGCAGGAATGGCAGTGTGCTGAGTCAATAGATAACCACAGGCacacctgaggaaaatcacagcAGAAGTAATGTTGGaggtttattttaatgcatgcaACAGGATGTGGCTTACGTAACTCAATTAGCTGACATTTCATTATTGAAATAATTTGGTTGGAGGGTAAGGTTTATTCTTTCTACGCATTTAGATCAGGGCTGTGTCTAAACCGTGGTTAGTGTTCAATTGGTGCACACATCAGTGCACATCCTGGCATCCCTCCACCTACAGGAAGTGTGGTGGACTGGACTACACCAGCCTCTTCATATCCAGCCCTGAAGCATGTCCACACAGTGATCTGTAAAAGGGCTTATGATGTCACACATCACCCCTTATTACATAAGAGTCTACAAAGCCTCAAAACAGAATGAGTCATAGAGGTAATTTGTCTTGCACAATGGTTTCATTATATGTAATGTTATTGTAGTGTAGTGTTTATTGTGTGTTCTTTTGAAAGTGTTCGAAATAGAAAAGCTCACCGGGTCGGATCCTTGGCTGGAAATATATGGATACATTCtcttttgtgaaatgttttctcAATCCAAGTTTTCTGGATctaagaaacagaaaagaaaaagtaaGGTGTAAAGTTTCACAatacagtatattaaaataaaataatgaaataaaacaccTTTCT contains:
- the trpm1b gene encoding transient receptor potential cation channel subfamily M member 1b isoform X1; the protein is MYIRVSHDTKPDSLLHLMVKEWQLELPTLLISVHGGLQNFDLQPKLKQVFGKGLIKAAVTTGAWIFTGGVSTGVIRHVGDALKDHSSKSRWKVCAIGIAPWGILESKEDLIGKDVNKPYQAISNPLSKLAVLNNSHSHFILSDNGTCGKYGAEVKLRRQLEKHISLQKINTRLGQGVPVVCLIVEGGPNVISIVLESLREEPPVPVVVCDGSGRASDIISFAHKYSEIEGLVNEDAKEQLLVTIQKTFNYNKTQSGQILLMVIECMKKRELVSICSDVKSCNKCRPTSIKTNPLSFSFLIKKKKKKSLNQSKMVLVGLSVRSGFLVLDGF